Proteins encoded in a region of the Candidatus Thorarchaeota archaeon genome:
- a CDS encoding AAA family ATPase, with protein sequence MTDEIRIRSVSIKNFLSFYEGKIELDPGLNVVVGPNGAGKTSIFHAMKFALGSNQREKRYSKWSDFIRHGARTAQVKITIDAENGLRTLTRKISRGRVPRAYIDGKRVKASELRMLVDSYDVDVDSNLVFMPQERINALRNMNPVEVRKLIEEGTGLDRLRQKIEAEVTRLGATKEKLETAISESETVRNELHLLSYDLERLEKKRELLKKKNQLQEELNWAKIEHLEEEMAAVEKDLQEKNASLSKVVEKSEHMKEKKDGLDEKVSALTEQTNDMKMEMARLDARIEQEEERIEAAHEENQSNLEEIQELRNRIKKSDSRAHTLEQQLENQILVLESYESREEELQQSLEEIESEQDGIEEKLAEYAEWNAKRARVHGEYKTLKTELKGKDVLSRSLMERLQVEKADLDSIEKKWEDVWAKLEDTDEEGLRKEKQSLEARISKLKEQLFEARSRSATIQKEITSIEAKLAEFSARVPASIRKFKTSVDKHGLERVFGPIIEILRPEEEFSPILDSVLRGDMPFAFIVEEQSDYQLLQKIREQSNAPAPLIYIGNTKNEIRSSPHESDQVLGELWELLGLSDEMLNRFRTAFGCYAVTHEGGSALEVASQQHIGAVSQDGSVFDVETDAVISYPRKENRGLLSTAPLKDRIELLRESLQEKETRILELEQKLEELQYERDQIAEFVEQVHMWGNTWEKRNKLRENIRNLEERIALVEEDKTEIQGELKKSEKKLKDLELNQPPGRSNLMGERSALRSKRRRIRKEINDIRARLKQAEHKTEGLRKELEEVEHDRKVYSESMKQLKEKIAESEKETTDLLEKVEAMRERRNELEQKHKTAMGALEETREEQQEVGERLVELNLRIRDSRLETMQNKRQLENMRDEFNTAKKQLTESERPDTVREYEIVTEELVKTRHQLDDYDDVSEAVAHTESKLKKRLDTLESRVHETKTELKEAQDTVGDIQAQYEKGMENVLREIETKIHQILSTVSFAGQVRFSLEDGEEYGVSFQTRIREGDFRSLSSGSGGERSLIALALILALQDLNPGPIYALDEVDTFLDATNTEMISELLYDSSRRSQFILFTPAKTTYLLKHADKRIGVVSPKGTEPSVIIEGPEFLKSEDAKVA encoded by the coding sequence TTGACAGACGAGATTAGAATTCGTTCAGTGTCCATCAAGAATTTCCTGAGCTTCTATGAGGGGAAAATAGAACTAGATCCAGGGCTCAATGTAGTAGTAGGGCCGAATGGTGCAGGTAAGACTTCGATTTTCCACGCTATGAAGTTCGCTCTTGGCTCCAATCAGAGAGAGAAAAGATACAGCAAGTGGAGTGATTTTATTCGTCATGGTGCAAGAACGGCACAGGTCAAGATTACCATTGACGCTGAAAATGGATTACGGACTCTCACTCGAAAAATTTCACGGGGAAGAGTTCCGAGAGCATATATCGATGGAAAACGTGTGAAAGCCTCGGAACTCAGGATGCTCGTAGATTCCTACGATGTTGATGTAGATAGTAATTTGGTCTTTATGCCGCAAGAGCGCATCAACGCACTACGCAATATGAACCCAGTCGAGGTTCGTAAGCTGATAGAGGAGGGAACGGGACTCGACAGACTCCGGCAGAAAATCGAAGCAGAAGTGACTAGACTTGGAGCTACAAAAGAGAAACTTGAGACTGCCATAAGTGAATCAGAAACAGTAAGGAATGAGCTCCATCTTCTCAGTTATGACCTTGAGAGACTTGAAAAGAAAAGAGAATTGCTCAAGAAGAAGAACCAACTGCAGGAGGAGCTCAATTGGGCAAAGATTGAGCATTTGGAGGAGGAAATGGCCGCCGTCGAGAAAGATCTTCAGGAGAAGAACGCCTCTCTGAGCAAGGTGGTTGAGAAGTCAGAACACATGAAGGAAAAGAAGGATGGCCTAGACGAGAAAGTAAGTGCTCTGACTGAGCAAACAAACGATATGAAAATGGAAATGGCAAGACTTGATGCGCGAATTGAGCAAGAAGAGGAGAGAATAGAGGCAGCCCATGAGGAGAACCAAAGCAACCTCGAAGAAATTCAGGAACTGAGAAATCGAATCAAGAAAAGCGACAGTCGTGCACATACATTAGAACAACAGCTCGAAAATCAGATTCTCGTTCTTGAAAGCTATGAAAGTAGAGAAGAAGAACTACAGCAGTCTCTGGAAGAAATCGAATCTGAACAAGACGGAATTGAAGAGAAACTCGCAGAGTATGCCGAATGGAACGCAAAAAGAGCAAGAGTGCATGGAGAATACAAAACTCTCAAGACTGAACTCAAAGGGAAAGACGTTCTCTCTAGGAGTCTAATGGAAAGACTGCAAGTTGAAAAGGCGGATCTAGATAGTATCGAAAAGAAATGGGAGGACGTTTGGGCTAAGCTTGAGGATACAGATGAAGAGGGACTTAGGAAAGAAAAGCAGTCACTTGAAGCAAGAATCAGTAAGCTCAAGGAACAGCTGTTTGAAGCTAGAAGCAGGTCAGCCACAATCCAGAAAGAGATTACCAGTATAGAAGCTAAGCTGGCTGAATTTTCTGCCAGAGTACCTGCTTCAATCAGGAAATTCAAGACATCCGTTGACAAGCACGGTTTGGAGAGGGTGTTCGGCCCCATAATAGAAATACTTCGACCAGAGGAAGAATTCTCCCCCATACTCGACTCGGTTCTACGTGGAGACATGCCATTTGCGTTCATTGTTGAAGAGCAGAGCGACTATCAGCTTCTACAAAAAATCCGCGAGCAATCAAACGCGCCAGCTCCGCTAATATATATTGGAAATACGAAGAACGAAATCAGATCGAGCCCACATGAATCGGATCAGGTACTTGGGGAACTCTGGGAACTCCTCGGACTATCTGATGAAATGTTGAACAGATTCCGTACAGCATTCGGTTGCTACGCAGTGACCCATGAGGGAGGTTCGGCTTTGGAAGTCGCATCTCAGCAACATATAGGAGCTGTATCACAGGACGGTAGTGTCTTCGATGTGGAGACTGACGCCGTTATTAGTTACCCGCGAAAAGAGAATAGAGGTTTGCTTTCAACTGCGCCCTTGAAAGATCGCATAGAGCTGCTACGAGAGAGCCTGCAAGAGAAAGAAACCCGGATTTTGGAACTTGAACAAAAATTGGAGGAACTCCAATATGAAAGAGACCAAATTGCTGAATTTGTGGAGCAGGTTCACATGTGGGGCAATACATGGGAAAAGCGGAATAAGCTGAGAGAAAACATCCGGAACCTTGAAGAAAGAATTGCTTTGGTGGAAGAAGACAAAACCGAAATCCAAGGAGAGCTAAAGAAGAGCGAGAAGAAACTGAAAGATCTTGAACTGAACCAGCCACCGGGGCGGAGTAACCTGATGGGAGAACGTTCAGCTCTCAGAAGCAAAAGAAGAAGAATACGCAAAGAAATCAACGATATCCGTGCAAGATTGAAACAAGCTGAGCACAAAACAGAAGGGCTACGAAAGGAACTTGAAGAGGTAGAGCACGACAGAAAAGTCTACTCCGAGAGCATGAAGCAGTTGAAGGAGAAAATCGCGGAATCTGAAAAGGAAACAACAGATCTCCTAGAAAAAGTAGAAGCGATGAGAGAAAGGAGGAACGAATTGGAGCAGAAGCACAAGACAGCTATGGGAGCTCTTGAAGAAACGAGAGAGGAACAGCAGGAAGTTGGAGAAAGGCTTGTTGAACTTAATTTACGAATTAGAGACAGCAGATTAGAGACAATGCAGAACAAAAGACAGCTTGAAAACATGAGAGATGAGTTCAATACGGCGAAAAAGCAGCTTACCGAATCCGAAAGGCCAGACACGGTCAGAGAGTATGAGATTGTGACTGAGGAGCTTGTAAAAACCAGACATCAGCTCGATGACTATGACGATGTATCTGAGGCGGTAGCGCATACCGAGTCGAAGCTGAAAAAGCGACTTGATACGCTTGAGTCTCGTGTCCATGAAACGAAAACCGAGTTAAAGGAAGCACAGGATACAGTTGGTGATATTCAGGCTCAGTATGAGAAGGGTATGGAAAATGTGCTTCGGGAAATTGAAACCAAGATACATCAAATCCTCTCAACAGTTTCCTTCGCTGGTCAGGTCAGGTTCTCGCTTGAAGATGGAGAGGAATACGGCGTATCATTTCAGACTCGAATAAGAGAAGGGGATTTTAGAAGCCTGAGTTCGGGATCTGGCGGCGAACGATCGCTCATTGCGCTTGCCCTCATATTGGCACTTCAAGACCTCAACCCGGGTCCAATCTATGCCTTGGATGAAGTGGATACATTTCTTGATGCCACCAACACAGAGATGATTAGTGAGCTCCTTTATGACTCGTCTAGGCGTAGTCAATTCATTCTTTTCACTCCAGCCAAGACTACTTACCTTTTGAAGCATGCAGATAAGAGGATTGGCGTGGTATCTCCAAAAGGCACAGAACCCTCCGTAATCATCGAAGGGCCAGAATTCCTAAAATCCGAAGACGCGAAGGTGGCTTAG
- a CDS encoding ATP-binding protein: MSTEDIGEVIDFLPNEEVDSERIRQYSVAQKSQHFIDSLKEYERIGKDLNNKVNVFSGSALLLGCEGTDFLGFAENVALNVGANIVKLRLSQALSKAVDTPLALRTLFEFASRNSPSLIFLEELDIFAEDATNNAAVLKAALSRIDWALDRTAFVGYTTRPRNIDRKIRQSIDRTYVFEKTTTEDRIRFFEAALTEREDLDPKSVAEVTEGWSYSDLRHLVGYFLLMKPREQDQQTPSTLRAQVESSNILPVGKPQIAEAVFKEIEEGYRPKLEEVEEVYPNTLLDQLYLMAVGDNYVRTQEVIENLNKSMPLSADEQQFLNKYPFLLQGEAEDRLTRLLRAKKTHDRLSRVLGR; this comes from the coding sequence ATGAGCACAGAAGATATTGGCGAAGTCATTGATTTCCTACCAAACGAAGAAGTAGATTCCGAAAGGATTCGCCAGTATAGCGTAGCCCAAAAGTCTCAGCACTTCATCGACAGTCTGAAGGAATACGAAAGGATTGGAAAAGACCTAAACAACAAAGTGAACGTATTTTCTGGATCTGCCCTACTCTTAGGATGCGAGGGGACGGATTTTCTAGGTTTCGCTGAAAATGTTGCTTTGAATGTCGGAGCGAATATTGTGAAGCTCAGGCTTTCCCAGGCCCTATCTAAAGCAGTAGATACACCACTAGCACTGAGAACTCTATTTGAATTCGCATCTCGAAATAGTCCTAGTTTGATTTTCTTGGAGGAACTAGATATATTCGCGGAAGATGCAACAAACAATGCCGCAGTTCTGAAAGCGGCATTGTCGCGGATTGACTGGGCACTAGACAGAACTGCATTTGTCGGGTATACCACAAGACCACGAAATATTGACAGGAAAATCCGACAGTCTATTGATAGAACATACGTGTTCGAGAAGACAACAACCGAAGATAGAATCAGATTCTTTGAGGCTGCGCTGACCGAACGTGAGGATTTGGATCCGAAGTCGGTCGCAGAAGTTACGGAAGGTTGGAGCTATTCGGATTTGAGGCACCTGGTGGGATACTTCCTTCTCATGAAACCACGGGAACAAGACCAACAAACACCTTCAACACTCAGAGCACAAGTTGAATCATCCAATATACTACCTGTAGGAAAACCACAGATAGCAGAAGCTGTCTTTAAAGAAATCGAAGAGGGGTACAGACCCAAATTAGAGGAGGTAGAAGAAGTGTACCCCAACACCCTATTGGACCAGCTATACTTGATGGCTGTGGGAGATAATTACGTACGCACTCAGGAAGTAATTGAAAACCTCAACAAGAGTATGCCACTGTCAGCTGATGAACAGCAGTTTCTGAACAAGTACCCGTTCTTGCTCCAAGGTGAAGCAGAGGACAGATTAACCAGACTCCTGAGGGCCAAGAAGACGCACGATCGGTTGAGTAGAGTGTTAGGGAGATAG
- a CDS encoding AAA family ATPase has product MESTSADLQEKVWQVITTLESRGLFVHSTDIDLRFRPAGDSSVRPKSQRLPLVVGACVLNALVPRSAMLLVGGHGGGKTTLIKLLGRMMTGKSLNEIDDGVLRGHPQLTEEKMVATLRPGPLMKDGIEEVVWRKFVTGFWKILDEINRLTPHAQNILLSMLAEGELKYYDEIKKCQEFCLYATMNPADSGTFELSPPFLDRFGIAVPITMPTVDDLELILSTRDEKLFGYDELWQVPAVLTEEKLLTIWNLVDKVPVTDEASEFMRSLVREFGACIRVDKSQSEELTVQSGLCDGCHFNTSKSICNNVIIPLSVRAAKDLNRYSKAAAWLVGAGEVSVELVKSVAPLVFWHRTEYVRDKVQGSPYYGDRFEFTSHLVELAANRFAQRQPAIELLHDFKEGRASDSAVNEIKDMARSDLLVKIDYVDLASELNKSRYKKMVRRIDDAISSEDVDELSKVHDKLLSDTDFPNRSKLVGRVSDALHRLTLSQYTLTFEQWKNLWTTVSMKFPKLTPLLKETLKPPKRKVARTDNMTMVIYTTGASPNSSVFFEISGGRSAVELKHEVEEIIDDGE; this is encoded by the coding sequence ATGGAGAGCACTTCAGCTGACCTGCAGGAGAAGGTATGGCAGGTTATTACCACGCTTGAAAGCCGAGGTCTATTTGTTCACTCCACTGACATTGATTTGCGGTTCCGCCCAGCTGGTGACTCTTCGGTTCGCCCGAAAAGCCAGAGACTGCCGCTGGTAGTTGGTGCATGTGTCCTGAATGCATTGGTTCCTCGATCTGCTATGTTATTGGTGGGTGGACATGGGGGCGGAAAAACCACACTCATTAAGCTTCTTGGTCGCATGATGACTGGAAAAAGCCTGAATGAAATTGATGATGGCGTACTGAGGGGTCATCCCCAACTAACAGAAGAGAAAATGGTCGCTACTCTTCGACCCGGCCCCCTGATGAAAGATGGCATAGAAGAAGTTGTCTGGCGGAAGTTTGTAACAGGTTTTTGGAAGATTCTTGATGAAATCAACCGGCTAACTCCACATGCCCAGAATATCTTGCTTTCGATGTTGGCGGAGGGCGAGCTGAAGTACTATGACGAGATCAAGAAATGCCAAGAATTCTGTCTCTATGCAACCATGAATCCCGCCGATTCAGGTACATTTGAGCTCTCCCCTCCTTTCCTTGACAGATTTGGCATTGCGGTACCGATCACAATGCCCACCGTAGATGACTTGGAACTGATTCTCTCCACTAGAGATGAGAAGCTTTTCGGGTATGATGAGCTTTGGCAGGTTCCAGCAGTTCTTACTGAAGAGAAGCTATTGACTATCTGGAACTTGGTGGACAAAGTACCCGTCACAGATGAAGCATCAGAGTTCATGAGATCTCTCGTACGAGAATTCGGTGCTTGCATCAGGGTCGATAAGAGCCAGTCTGAAGAACTAACGGTTCAGTCTGGTTTGTGTGATGGATGCCATTTCAACACCTCGAAGAGCATATGCAACAACGTAATCATTCCGCTGAGTGTTCGAGCTGCAAAAGATCTGAACAGATATTCGAAAGCGGCTGCCTGGTTGGTTGGAGCAGGTGAAGTCAGTGTTGAGTTGGTCAAGTCGGTTGCTCCCTTGGTCTTTTGGCATCGTACTGAATATGTACGAGACAAAGTTCAGGGGTCGCCATATTACGGAGACCGTTTTGAATTTACGAGTCACCTTGTGGAGCTTGCTGCAAATCGATTCGCTCAACGTCAACCTGCTATAGAATTGCTTCACGATTTCAAGGAGGGCAGAGCAAGTGACTCCGCAGTTAATGAAATCAAAGATATGGCACGAAGCGACCTTCTGGTGAAGATTGACTATGTGGATCTTGCTTCTGAATTGAACAAGTCTCGCTACAAGAAAATGGTTCGCCGCATTGATGATGCCATTTCTTCTGAAGATGTTGACGAGCTAAGCAAAGTCCATGATAAGCTTCTTTCAGACACCGACTTCCCGAACCGGAGCAAACTAGTGGGAAGGGTTAGCGATGCACTTCATCGGTTGACGCTTTCACAATACACCCTTACCTTTGAGCAATGGAAAAATCTGTGGACAACTGTAAGCATGAAATTCCCCAAGCTCACTCCATTGCTGAAAGAAACACTCAAGCCGCCCAAGCGCAAGGTAGCCCGAACGGATAACATGACTATGGTTATCTATACAACTGGCGCTTCCCCGAATTCGTCCGTTTTCTTTGAGATTTCTGGTGGTCGTTCGGCGGTTGAACTGAAGCATGAAGTAGAAGAAATTATCGACGATGGTGAGTGA
- a CDS encoding VWA domain-containing protein — translation MFDWLAEKNRVKDRAQIVKEAWSYAVDDFYHPPLPEPVIEDQKEASSYFYINPADWTVHINLKGVPSGLEAEAVKSFLRSICHHEIQHYLLCPYDGVTNGMMFAKARKHVDDTNAMFACNLFADLVVDSELMNRFPAITKNRITESIGHSSTLRRSHSNLWRLIVSCYHHHWGLDYPKGLSLDKDTESAAREIVTIAEKYMKIENQWPKATGEIACVLSNWSDKSGEELLETSDDSSVEENGSPSSSRRMVSVPSDADAVMGSPIEIRNRDRMKKCMGEAESESEETEMSGLAKRVVERDGDLDDLEAVYLLSGKHQTKSNWIRFWYRAAVRGMLRIDVTSKSKQGTVPLSPSTWRIGDPVEELDIVQSLQAFPVLVPNISTRRWLKAEISGSGPAASLPNLLVVLDSSGSMHWSIDHSMPKGPFHIALLSAFAAIDFAFKKSKKVAAINFSGSVKSSGLTRKRARIESILTSYQGGSTIAPIQEIRNICRVSEGSLLVLMMTDAEIANWDGLLKTIKRISSDGHRFFLFHIRSSRYSSEDLDTELSGAGAEVIPLDSAEDLFGLVVRETKRIYAS, via the coding sequence TTGTTTGACTGGCTAGCGGAGAAAAATCGGGTAAAGGACCGCGCACAAATCGTCAAGGAGGCTTGGTCCTACGCCGTAGACGACTTCTATCATCCTCCGCTTCCCGAGCCCGTCATCGAAGACCAGAAAGAGGCATCCAGCTATTTCTACATCAATCCAGCTGATTGGACGGTACACATCAATCTCAAAGGAGTCCCCTCTGGTCTAGAAGCTGAAGCGGTCAAATCTTTTCTGAGGTCTATTTGTCATCATGAAATTCAGCATTACCTTTTGTGCCCTTATGATGGCGTAACCAATGGCATGATGTTCGCTAAGGCTCGGAAGCACGTTGATGATACCAATGCAATGTTTGCGTGCAATCTTTTTGCGGATTTAGTTGTCGATTCTGAATTGATGAACCGTTTTCCTGCGATTACGAAGAATCGAATTACTGAGTCAATTGGGCATTCGTCTACTCTTCGCCGTTCCCATTCTAATCTTTGGCGACTCATTGTTAGTTGCTATCATCATCACTGGGGATTGGATTATCCCAAAGGACTATCCTTGGACAAGGACACAGAATCAGCCGCCAGAGAAATAGTCACTATTGCAGAGAAATACATGAAAATTGAGAATCAATGGCCAAAAGCAACAGGAGAGATTGCATGTGTTCTATCTAACTGGTCTGATAAATCTGGCGAAGAATTGTTAGAAACCTCTGATGATTCATCCGTTGAAGAAAATGGTTCACCGAGTTCATCAAGGAGAATGGTAAGCGTTCCATCGGATGCAGATGCGGTGATGGGGAGTCCCATTGAAATCAGAAACCGTGATCGAATGAAGAAATGCATGGGTGAGGCGGAATCTGAGAGTGAAGAAACAGAAATGAGTGGTCTAGCGAAACGGGTAGTTGAAAGGGATGGAGATCTTGATGACCTTGAGGCAGTTTATCTTCTTTCTGGAAAACACCAGACGAAGAGCAATTGGATTCGCTTCTGGTACCGAGCTGCTGTTCGTGGAATGCTGAGAATTGATGTTACATCGAAATCCAAACAAGGAACTGTTCCACTTAGTCCTTCCACGTGGCGAATAGGGGATCCAGTTGAGGAATTAGACATTGTCCAATCCTTGCAGGCATTCCCAGTACTCGTTCCGAATATATCCACTCGCAGGTGGCTAAAAGCAGAGATTTCGGGCTCTGGCCCTGCTGCTTCATTGCCCAATCTACTGGTCGTGCTGGATTCAAGCGGCTCTATGCATTGGTCTATAGACCATAGCATGCCCAAAGGCCCCTTTCATATAGCTCTTCTTTCAGCTTTTGCAGCCATTGATTTTGCATTCAAGAAATCAAAGAAAGTTGCTGCCATCAACTTCTCCGGATCAGTAAAATCCTCAGGTCTAACCAGGAAACGTGCTAGAATTGAGAGCATTCTGACCTCCTATCAGGGTGGTTCTACTATTGCACCCATACAGGAAATTCGCAATATCTGCAGAGTATCAGAAGGTAGTCTCTTGGTACTAATGATGACTGATGCTGAGATAGCCAATTGGGATGGATTGCTCAAAACAATCAAACGAATCTCTTCCGATGGGCACAGATTCTTCTTGTTCCATATTCGTTCTTCAAGATATTCAAGCGAAGATTTGGATACTGAATTATCCGGGGCTGGTGCTGAGGTCATCCCGCTAGATTCTGCTGAAGATCTTTTCGGACTGGTTGTACGCGAAACCAAAAGAATCTACGCTTCATAA